In one Cellulomonas sp. JZ18 genomic region, the following are encoded:
- a CDS encoding ABC transporter ATP-binding protein has translation MSDGLGVRDVVVRYPGAARAAVDGVSLDVPVGEVVALLGPSGCGKSSLLRAVAGLEPLAGGDVAWDGVGVSGVPVHRRGFGLLFQDGQLFGHLDVAGNVAYGLASRPRAERSARVAELLDLVGLPGTQRRDVATLSGGERQRVALARALAPRPRLLLLDEPLSALDRSLRERLALDLRDVLVTTGTTALFVTHDHDEAFAVADRVAVMDAGRLLQVAAPAALWSRPASRRVAEFLGYEAFVDVPADVDAAPAAVRALVTATAAARATATATATATATATAPATGTATAASTGSGAARPSAGTTLALAAGAFVVAEDPAGAPLTAPCLLLRSRRGRTEVVADVPGVGRVTALAPAGWSCTPGDDVPLRVDAAAVAPLPGAWVAPEPAAEG, from the coding sequence GTGAGCGACGGGCTGGGTGTGCGGGACGTGGTGGTGCGGTACCCCGGTGCGGCGCGGGCGGCCGTCGACGGGGTGTCGCTCGACGTGCCCGTGGGCGAGGTCGTCGCGCTGCTGGGCCCCTCCGGGTGCGGCAAGTCGTCCCTGCTGCGGGCCGTCGCCGGCCTCGAGCCGCTCGCCGGTGGCGACGTCGCCTGGGACGGCGTCGGCGTCAGCGGCGTGCCCGTGCACCGGCGCGGGTTCGGCCTGCTGTTCCAGGACGGGCAGCTGTTCGGGCACCTCGACGTCGCGGGCAACGTCGCGTACGGCCTCGCGAGCCGGCCCCGGGCGGAGCGCTCGGCGCGCGTCGCCGAGCTGCTCGACCTCGTCGGGCTGCCCGGCACGCAGCGCCGCGACGTCGCGACGCTCTCGGGCGGTGAGCGTCAGCGGGTCGCCCTCGCCCGGGCCCTCGCCCCGCGCCCGCGCCTGCTGCTGCTCGACGAGCCGCTGTCCGCGCTCGACCGGTCCCTGCGCGAGCGGCTCGCGCTCGACCTGCGCGACGTCCTCGTCACCACCGGCACCACCGCGCTGTTCGTCACGCACGACCACGACGAGGCGTTCGCGGTCGCCGACCGCGTCGCCGTCATGGACGCCGGACGCCTGCTGCAGGTCGCCGCGCCCGCGGCGCTGTGGTCGCGGCCGGCGTCGCGGCGGGTCGCGGAGTTCCTCGGGTACGAGGCGTTCGTCGACGTGCCCGCCGACGTCGACGCCGCACCCGCGGCGGTGCGGGCCCTCGTCACGGCGACGGCCGCTGCGAGGGCCACGGCGACGGCCACGGCGACGGCGACGGCGACGGCGACGGCGCCCGCCACGGGGACGGCCACCGCCGCGTCCACCGGGTCGGGGGCCGCACGCCCGAGCGCCGGCACGACGCTCGCCCTCGCCGCCGGCGCGTTCGTCGTCGCGGAGGACCCGGCTGGGGCACCGCTGACGGCCCCGTGCCTCCTCCTGCGCTCGCGGCGCGGGCGGACCGAGGTCGTCGCGGACGTGCCGGGGGTGGGACGCGTCACCGCGCTGGCGCCCGCCGGGTGGTCCTGCACGCCGGGCGACGACGTCCCGCTGCGCGTCGACGCCGCCGCCGTCGCGCCGTTGCCCGGCGCGTGGGTCGCCCCGGAGCCGGCCGCAGAGGGCTGA
- a CDS encoding thiamine ABC transporter substrate binding subunit: MTPRTTRRALALTSLTGAAALALTACSAVGSGGGASDDATGTADAGTVTLVTHESFALSEGLLEQFEEESGLTVEVVQQADAGALANQLVLTKDAPLGDVVYGLDNAFATRALDEGVVVPADVTAPAAQDAAQYAVEGDDEGALTAIDYSDVCVNVDTAWFAEHGVPEPTTLESLLDPAYRDLLVVPDPVTSSPGLAFVLATIGAFGEDGWVDYWAGLRDNGLKVADGWSEAYYTDFTAGGGDGPRPIVLSYASSPPATVPEGGTEPTTRALLDTCFRQVEYAGVLAGADNPEGGAQLIDFLLSDAVQADLPGSMYVYPVSTAVELPEEWARWAPLAEQPFEVAPADVDAHREEWLTTWSDTVVG; this comes from the coding sequence ATGACCCCCCGCACGACCCGGCGCGCGCTCGCGCTCACGAGCCTGACCGGCGCCGCCGCGCTCGCCCTGACCGCCTGCTCGGCCGTCGGCTCCGGCGGCGGCGCGAGCGACGACGCGACCGGCACCGCCGACGCCGGCACCGTCACGCTCGTGACGCACGAGTCCTTCGCGCTGTCCGAGGGGCTGCTCGAGCAGTTCGAGGAGGAGTCCGGGCTGACCGTCGAGGTCGTGCAGCAGGCGGACGCCGGCGCCCTGGCGAACCAGCTCGTGCTGACCAAGGACGCGCCCCTCGGCGACGTCGTCTACGGCCTCGACAACGCGTTCGCGACGCGTGCGCTCGACGAGGGCGTCGTCGTCCCGGCCGACGTCACGGCCCCGGCGGCGCAGGACGCGGCGCAGTACGCGGTCGAGGGCGACGACGAGGGCGCGCTGACCGCGATCGACTACTCCGACGTCTGCGTCAACGTCGACACCGCCTGGTTCGCCGAGCACGGCGTGCCCGAGCCGACGACGCTCGAGAGCCTGCTCGACCCGGCCTACCGCGACCTGCTCGTCGTGCCCGACCCCGTCACCTCGTCGCCGGGACTGGCGTTCGTCCTCGCCACGATCGGCGCGTTCGGCGAGGACGGCTGGGTCGACTACTGGGCGGGCCTGCGCGACAACGGCCTGAAGGTCGCCGACGGCTGGAGCGAGGCGTACTACACGGACTTCACCGCGGGCGGCGGCGACGGGCCGCGGCCGATCGTGCTGTCGTACGCGTCCTCCCCGCCGGCCACCGTCCCCGAGGGCGGCACCGAGCCGACGACCCGCGCGCTGCTGGACACGTGCTTCCGCCAGGTCGAGTACGCGGGCGTGCTCGCGGGCGCCGACAACCCCGAGGGTGGGGCGCAGCTGATCGACTTCCTGCTCTCCGACGCCGTCCAGGCCGACCTGCCCGGGTCGATGTACGTCTACCCGGTCAGCACCGCCGTCGAGCTGCCGGAGGAGTGGGCCCGCTGGGCGCCGCTCGCGGAGCAGCCGTTCGAGGTCGCCCCGGCGGACGTCGACGCGCACCGCGAGGAGTGGCTGACGACCTGGTCCGACACGGTCGTCGGCTGA
- a CDS encoding DUF4235 domain-containing protein translates to MTHDLGGRVADNDKSMVAKIVGMGVTLGAVWVANKVVDTAWEKTKGHKPPAADSTDEDIKFSEVALAAVITGAVVALSRVLATRGAAKLIAR, encoded by the coding sequence ATGACGCACGACCTGGGAGGACGCGTGGCGGACAACGACAAGTCGATGGTGGCGAAGATCGTCGGGATGGGCGTGACGCTCGGCGCCGTGTGGGTCGCGAACAAGGTCGTCGACACCGCGTGGGAGAAGACGAAGGGGCACAAGCCGCCGGCCGCGGACTCGACGGACGAGGACATCAAGTTCTCGGAGGTGGCGCTGGCCGCGGTGATCACGGGCGCCGTGGTGGCCCTCTCGCGCGTGCTCGCCACGCGCGGCGCGGCCAAGCTCATCGCCCGCTGA
- a CDS encoding SRPBCC family protein: MTLETREIVSVDVAAPVADVWAHLRDPRLVRRWFGWDHPDLDAEIRQIFVDGPREHHAHADGRTTRALTWPHHDVLTVTARDDEPRRTHVTITRRSHDGLAPSTVSTTRSTRAGSRSCSSCGSRSSTTRGRTA; the protein is encoded by the coding sequence ATGACGCTGGAAACCCGGGAGATCGTGTCGGTGGACGTCGCCGCCCCCGTGGCGGACGTGTGGGCGCACCTGCGCGACCCGCGCCTCGTCCGGCGCTGGTTCGGCTGGGACCACCCGGACCTCGACGCCGAGATCCGCCAGATCTTCGTCGACGGCCCGCGCGAGCACCACGCGCACGCGGACGGGCGCACCACGCGCGCCCTGACGTGGCCCCACCACGACGTCCTCACGGTCACCGCGCGGGACGACGAGCCGCGGCGCACGCACGTGACGATCACCCGCCGCAGCCACGACGGACTCGCCCCTTCGACGGTGTCTACGACGAGATCGACGAGGGCTGGATCGCGTTCGTGCAGCAGCTGCGGTTCGCGCTCGAGCACCACCCGGGGGAGGACCGCGTGA
- a CDS encoding VOC family protein produces the protein MTTTVPLTGSRQVRLVTDLDASRAWYRDVLGCEVDAWGHALRDAFQLVLQQAADPAHVRPNAVAAPRDTYPTDWRGPQEGWDSYVFVEFDDFGALVAELRERGADLGAGPVEATHSDGTTFRNVTVRDPDGYAIVFGCGARRG, from the coding sequence ATGACGACGACCGTGCCCCTGACGGGGAGCCGCCAGGTGCGGCTCGTGACGGACCTCGACGCCTCGCGGGCCTGGTACCGCGACGTGCTCGGCTGCGAGGTCGACGCGTGGGGGCACGCGCTGCGCGACGCCTTCCAGCTCGTGCTCCAGCAGGCGGCCGACCCCGCGCACGTGCGCCCGAACGCGGTCGCCGCACCGCGCGACACCTACCCCACGGACTGGCGTGGTCCGCAGGAGGGCTGGGACTCCTACGTCTTCGTCGAGTTCGACGACTTCGGGGCGCTCGTCGCCGAGCTGCGCGAGCGGGGTGCCGACCTGGGCGCGGGGCCCGTCGAGGCCACGCACAGCGACGGCACGACCTTCCGCAACGTCACCGTGCGGGACCCCGACGGGTACGCGATCGTGTTCGGCTGCGGCGCGCGCCGCGGCTGA
- a CDS encoding iron ABC transporter permease has translation MTTTLERARPAAPASGPRGGGVPPGRVLFWGGAVVVPLVFLGVFFAWPVAAIVGRGFVTDGGLDLGGFADVLGRPRTWRIVGQTLTQATLGTLGSVLLGVPAAYLLHRCTFPGRGAVRAFVTVPFVLPTVVVGVAFRSLLVENGLLGGLGLDGTMTAIVLALVFFNTAVVVRTVGGLWERLDPRAEQAARSLGASPWRAFRTVTLPALAPAIASAASLTFLFCATAFGTVLVLGGRQFGTVETEIWVQTTQFLDLRAAAVLSVVQLVVVVAALALAGRARARTERALHLTEPVDAAHPVRLRDPFDLVAVVVTAVTVAGLIALPLVNLVVRSLRTPDGWGLGNYARLAEPADVLRVTPWEAAVTSLRVALDATVLALVVGGLVALVVSRRPRAAAGRRAVAGLDALFMLPLGVSAVTVGFGFLVSMDRPFGLPLDLRTSGVLVPVAQAVVAVPLVVRTVLPVLRAVDPRLREAAATLGASPARVLRTVDLAVALRSLGLALGFAFAASLGEFGATSFLARPENPTLPVVIFRLLGRPGVENYGTALAASVLLAALTAGIVAVCERLRSPGAGSSW, from the coding sequence ATGACGACGACGCTCGAGCGGGCACGCCCCGCCGCACCGGCTTCCGGGCCGCGCGGCGGCGGCGTGCCGCCCGGGCGCGTCCTGTTCTGGGGCGGCGCGGTCGTCGTGCCGCTGGTGTTCCTCGGGGTGTTCTTCGCCTGGCCGGTCGCGGCGATCGTCGGCCGCGGGTTCGTCACCGACGGCGGGCTCGACCTGGGCGGGTTCGCGGACGTGCTGGGGCGGCCGCGCACGTGGCGGATCGTCGGGCAGACGCTCACGCAGGCGACGCTCGGCACGCTCGGGTCGGTGCTGCTCGGGGTCCCCGCCGCGTACCTGCTGCACCGGTGCACGTTCCCCGGGCGCGGTGCGGTGCGGGCGTTCGTCACCGTGCCGTTCGTGCTGCCGACCGTCGTGGTCGGCGTCGCGTTCCGCTCGCTGCTGGTCGAGAACGGCCTGCTGGGCGGGCTCGGCCTCGACGGCACGATGACGGCGATCGTGCTGGCGCTCGTCTTCTTCAACACCGCCGTCGTCGTCCGCACGGTCGGCGGCCTGTGGGAGCGGCTGGACCCGCGCGCCGAGCAGGCCGCGCGCTCGCTGGGCGCCTCGCCGTGGCGCGCGTTCCGCACGGTGACGCTGCCGGCCCTGGCCCCGGCGATCGCGTCGGCCGCGTCCCTCACCTTCCTCTTCTGCGCGACGGCGTTCGGCACGGTCCTCGTGCTCGGCGGCCGGCAGTTCGGGACCGTCGAGACCGAGATCTGGGTGCAGACGACGCAGTTCCTCGACCTGCGCGCCGCCGCGGTGCTGTCGGTCGTGCAGCTCGTCGTCGTGGTCGCCGCGCTCGCGCTCGCCGGTCGCGCCCGCGCCCGCACCGAGCGGGCGCTGCACCTGACCGAGCCCGTCGACGCCGCGCACCCCGTGCGCCTGCGCGACCCGTTCGACCTGGTCGCCGTCGTCGTCACCGCCGTCACCGTCGCCGGCCTGATCGCGCTGCCGCTCGTGAACCTCGTGGTCCGCTCGCTGCGCACGCCGGACGGGTGGGGGCTGGGCAACTACGCCCGGCTGGCCGAGCCGGCCGACGTGCTGCGCGTGACGCCGTGGGAGGCGGCGGTGACGTCGCTGCGGGTCGCGCTCGACGCCACCGTGCTCGCGCTCGTCGTCGGCGGGCTGGTCGCGCTCGTGGTGTCGCGCCGCCCGCGCGCGGCCGCCGGGCGGCGGGCCGTCGCGGGCCTCGACGCGCTGTTCATGCTGCCGCTCGGGGTGTCGGCGGTGACCGTGGGGTTCGGGTTCCTGGTCTCGATGGACCGGCCGTTCGGGCTGCCGCTCGACCTGCGGACGTCGGGCGTGCTGGTGCCGGTCGCGCAGGCGGTCGTCGCGGTGCCGCTCGTGGTGCGCACGGTGCTGCCCGTGCTGCGCGCGGTCGACCCGCGCCTGCGGGAGGCGGCGGCGACGCTCGGCGCGTCCCCGGCCCGCGTGCTGCGGACCGTCGACCTGGCCGTCGCGCTGCGCTCCCTCGGCCTCGCGCTGGGGTTCGCGTTCGCGGCCTCGCTCGGGGAGTTCGGGGCGACGTCGTTCCTGGCCCGGCCGGAGAACCCGACGCTGCCGGTCGTGATCTTCCGGCTGCTCGGGCGGCCCGGGGTGGAGAACTACGGCACGGCGCTGGCGGCGTCCGTGCTGCTCGCGGCGCTGACCGCGGGGATCGTGGCGGTGTGCGAGCGGCTGCGCTCGCCCGGTGCGGGGAGCAGCTGGTGA